In one Silene latifolia isolate original U9 population chromosome 10, ASM4854445v1, whole genome shotgun sequence genomic region, the following are encoded:
- the LOC141605702 gene encoding zinc finger BED domain-containing protein DAYSLEEPER-like: MKVVEITFPKMFPSDDGNVARDNVNKVRETLYELYKEYVTMYSPTGQSDETEGSSSMSIRSNTPGLSELLRAVRSEDTIESRKSEVDDYLDEGCYVPHEDECFDALAWWKDKSMKFRILSRLAADILAVPITTVASEVTFSAGSRVIDPYRASLSSDAVEMLLCIGDWCRSLYGLKRKNKNKSEDQPKEIHLPLP, from the exons ATGAAGGTTGTGGAGATTACTTTTCCAAAGATGTTCCCTTCTGATGATGGTAATGTAGCTCGAGATAATGTTAATAAGGTAAGAGAGACCTTGTATGAGCTATATAAAGAATATGTTACCATGTATTCTCCTACGGGGCAGAGTGATGAAACTGAAGGTAGCTCTTCTATGAGTATAAGGAGCAACACTCCAGGATTATCTGAACTTTTACGAGCAGTGAGAAGTGAGGATACAATTGAGTCGAGGAAATCTGAAGTTGATGATTATCTTGACGAGGGGTGTTATGTTCCTCATGAGGATGAGTGTTTTGATGCCTTGGCATGGTGGAAAGATAAATCCATGAAGTTTCGTATATTATCTCGGCTGGCAGCTGATATCTTAGCTGTTCCCATTACCACTGTTGCGTCTGAGGTGACGTTTAGTGCTGGTAGTCGAGTTATTGATCCTTATCGTGCTTCATTGAGTTCGGATGCAGTAGAAATGTTGTTATGCATCGGAGATTGGTGTCGATCATTATATGGACTGAAACGAAAGAATAAG AACAAAAGCGAGGATCAGCCGAAGGAAATTCATCTCCCACTTCCATAG
- the LOC141605703 gene encoding uncharacterized protein LOC141605703 isoform X2 — translation MVNFDLNEELSDSDCDDLFREDIEALTRACLPTTLNTSSPAVGILSEDDDDDDDDFDDLELVRSIQARYGDRVADNIKPLASLPPPVSDDDDDYEFYQAIKARFSQHDADATDANKKNDVSCRDESVSNDVGASFGREFVDEHIDDAERERYATTEKEGAFTSVSSFPVAAQTFIDAIKKNRACQKFIRNKLLHIEAKMEQINELHKRIKTLRDYQVQCKKQVGQKLSQKQDDRIQLISVAKHRANAKGRESNGSAICYGPPENSYVVWYKAALQKYPLSFHRDKWSNEDIQNLEKGIVRQYQEKLLQRQAHVLSSDEETGFNNGIDAMMLSVKNHKITPETIQCFAGEVNWTQLATIYLPHRSGEECETRWLNRENHLKNSDHWTKAEERSLNASILKKAWTDDEDAKLSSAVELYGDSNWQAVASMLEGRTGPQCSNRWKKTLIPARKRVGKWNDDEDKRLKVAATLFRRSWHRIAQFVPGRTQGQCRERWVNCLNPSLRNRCEWTEEEDTKLREAVAQHGYSWSKVATCVPMRTDNHCLRRWKSLCPHEFPQIQAARTIQKLALISNFVDREEERPTLGPKDFVSLPIEDSANEENGTGKKNPKRQSSNKKTAEKKHKKSKVKTEELEGWEDLPLSVLFDKAFSRQR, via the exons ATGGTAAATTTCGATTTGAACGAAGAATTGTCAGATAGTGACTGCGACGATCTTTTTCGTGAAGATATTGAAGCTCTTACCAGAGCATGTTTACCTACTACTCTCAATACATCGTCACCTGCCGTTGGAATTCTATCTGAGGACGACGACGACGATGATGACGATTTCGATGATTTGGAATTGGTTCGTTCTATACAAGCACGTTATGGTGACCGTGTTGCTGATAATATCAAACCGTTGGCCTCTCTTCCTCCTCCCGTTTCCGATGACGATGATGATTACGAGTTTTATCAAGCTATTAAGGCTCGCTTTTCGCAACATGACGCTGATGCTACTG ATGCGaataaaaaaaatgatgtcaGCTGTAGAGATGAATCCGTGTCAAATGATGTTGGCGCCTCTTTTGGGAGGGAGTTTGTAGATGAGCATATAGATGATGCTGAACGAGAGCGATAtgctaccactgagaaagagggTGCCTTTACTTCTGTCTCTAGCTTCCCAGTGGCTGCACAGACATTTATTGATGCCATTAAGAAAAACAGAGCTTGCCAGAAATTTATACGGAATAAGTTGCTTCATATTGAAGCAAAGATGGAACAAATAAATGAGCTACACAAGCGCATCAAAACACTTCGAGACTACCAAGTGCAATGCAAGAAGCAAGTTGGGCAAAAGTTGTCTCAGAAGCAAGATGATCGCATCCAGCTGATTTCAGTTGCTAAGCATAGAGCTAATGCAAAG GGCAGAGAGAGTAATGGGTCTGCCATATGTTATGGTCCTCCTGAGAACTCATATGTTGTTTGGTACAAGGCTGCTCTCCAAAAATATCCACTTTCCTTTCATCGGGACAAATGGTCAAATGAGGATATACAGAATCTTGAGAAAGGAATTGTCCGGCAATATCAAGAAAAGTTGCTCCAGAGACAAGCACATGTCTTAAG TTCTGACGAGGAAACTGGTTTTAACAATGGGATTGATGCTATGATGTTATCagtaaaaaatcataaaattactCCGGAGACAATCCAATGCTTTGCAGGCGAGGTAAACTGGACGCAGCTTGCTACTATATATCTTCCTCATCGCTCTGGAGAAGAATGTGAAACGAG GTGGTTGAATCGTGAAAACCACTTGAAAAACTCGGATCATTGGACAAAAGCAGAGGAG AGGAGTCTGAATGCGAGCATTTTGAAAAAGGCCTGGACAGATGATGAAGATGCTAAGCTCAGCTCTGCTGTAGAATTGTATGGGGACAGCAACTGGCAAGCTGTTGCATCTATGTTGGAAGGACGAACAGGTCCCCAATGCTCTAACAG GTGGAAGAAAACTTTGATCCCAGCTAGAAAAAGGGTGGGGAAATGGAATGACGATGAAGATAAGCGCTTAAAGGTTGCCGCTACTCTTTTTCGTAGAAGCTGGCATAGAATAGCCCAGTTTGTGCCTGGAAGGACCCAAGGACAGTGTAGAGAAAG ATGGGTAAATTGTCTCAATCCTTCTTTAAGGAATCGCTGTGAATGGACTGAAGAAGAAGATACGAAGCTTAGAGAAGCAGTAGCACAACATGGATATTCCTGGTCTAAAGTTGCTACATGTGTTCCTATGAGAACAGATAACCATTGCCTAAG GAGATGGAAAAGCTTATGTCCACATGAATTTCCCCAGATTCAAGCTGCTCGAACCATACAGAAACTTGCTCTTATATCCAATTTCGTGGACAGGGAAGAAGAGCGACCTACCCTTGGGCCAAAGGACTTTGTTTCATTGCCTATTGAAGACTCAGCAAATGAGGAGAATGGGACTGGTAAAAAGAATCCGAAAAGGCAAAG
- the LOC141605703 gene encoding uncharacterized protein LOC141605703 isoform X1: protein MVNFDLNEELSDSDCDDLFREDIEALTRACLPTTLNTSSPAVGILSEDDDDDDDDFDDLELVRSIQARYGDRVADNIKPLASLPPPVSDDDDDYEFYQAIKARFSQHDADATDANKKNDVSCRDESVSNDVGASFGREFVDEHIDDAERERYATTEKEGAFTSVSSFPVAAQTFIDAIKKNRACQKFIRNKLLHIEAKMEQINELHKRIKTLRDYQVQCKKQVGQKLSQKQDDRIQLISVAKHRANAKGRESNGSAICYGPPENSYVVWYKAALQKYPLSFHRDKWSNEDIQNLEKGIVRQYQEKLLQRQAHVLSSDEETGFNNGIDAMMLSVKNHKITPETIQCFAGEVNWTQLATIYLPHRSGEECETRWLNRENHLKNSDHWTKAEEVKLLSLIEKNGFNSWRVVAQNLGTNRTPFECLAHYQRSLNASILKKAWTDDEDAKLSSAVELYGDSNWQAVASMLEGRTGPQCSNRWKKTLIPARKRVGKWNDDEDKRLKVAATLFRRSWHRIAQFVPGRTQGQCRERWVNCLNPSLRNRCEWTEEEDTKLREAVAQHGYSWSKVATCVPMRTDNHCLRRWKSLCPHEFPQIQAARTIQKLALISNFVDREEERPTLGPKDFVSLPIEDSANEENGTGKKNPKRQSSNKKTAEKKHKKSKVKTEELEGWEDLPLSVLFDKAFSRQR, encoded by the exons ATGGTAAATTTCGATTTGAACGAAGAATTGTCAGATAGTGACTGCGACGATCTTTTTCGTGAAGATATTGAAGCTCTTACCAGAGCATGTTTACCTACTACTCTCAATACATCGTCACCTGCCGTTGGAATTCTATCTGAGGACGACGACGACGATGATGACGATTTCGATGATTTGGAATTGGTTCGTTCTATACAAGCACGTTATGGTGACCGTGTTGCTGATAATATCAAACCGTTGGCCTCTCTTCCTCCTCCCGTTTCCGATGACGATGATGATTACGAGTTTTATCAAGCTATTAAGGCTCGCTTTTCGCAACATGACGCTGATGCTACTG ATGCGaataaaaaaaatgatgtcaGCTGTAGAGATGAATCCGTGTCAAATGATGTTGGCGCCTCTTTTGGGAGGGAGTTTGTAGATGAGCATATAGATGATGCTGAACGAGAGCGATAtgctaccactgagaaagagggTGCCTTTACTTCTGTCTCTAGCTTCCCAGTGGCTGCACAGACATTTATTGATGCCATTAAGAAAAACAGAGCTTGCCAGAAATTTATACGGAATAAGTTGCTTCATATTGAAGCAAAGATGGAACAAATAAATGAGCTACACAAGCGCATCAAAACACTTCGAGACTACCAAGTGCAATGCAAGAAGCAAGTTGGGCAAAAGTTGTCTCAGAAGCAAGATGATCGCATCCAGCTGATTTCAGTTGCTAAGCATAGAGCTAATGCAAAG GGCAGAGAGAGTAATGGGTCTGCCATATGTTATGGTCCTCCTGAGAACTCATATGTTGTTTGGTACAAGGCTGCTCTCCAAAAATATCCACTTTCCTTTCATCGGGACAAATGGTCAAATGAGGATATACAGAATCTTGAGAAAGGAATTGTCCGGCAATATCAAGAAAAGTTGCTCCAGAGACAAGCACATGTCTTAAG TTCTGACGAGGAAACTGGTTTTAACAATGGGATTGATGCTATGATGTTATCagtaaaaaatcataaaattactCCGGAGACAATCCAATGCTTTGCAGGCGAGGTAAACTGGACGCAGCTTGCTACTATATATCTTCCTCATCGCTCTGGAGAAGAATGTGAAACGAG GTGGTTGAATCGTGAAAACCACTTGAAAAACTCGGATCATTGGACAAAAGCAGAGGAGGTAAAACTATTAAGTCTCATTGAGAAGAATGGATTCAATAGTTGGAGGGTTGTTGCTCAAAATCTGGGAACCAATAGGACTCCTTTTGAATGTTTGGCTCACTATCAGAGGAGTCTGAATGCGAGCATTTTGAAAAAGGCCTGGACAGATGATGAAGATGCTAAGCTCAGCTCTGCTGTAGAATTGTATGGGGACAGCAACTGGCAAGCTGTTGCATCTATGTTGGAAGGACGAACAGGTCCCCAATGCTCTAACAG GTGGAAGAAAACTTTGATCCCAGCTAGAAAAAGGGTGGGGAAATGGAATGACGATGAAGATAAGCGCTTAAAGGTTGCCGCTACTCTTTTTCGTAGAAGCTGGCATAGAATAGCCCAGTTTGTGCCTGGAAGGACCCAAGGACAGTGTAGAGAAAG ATGGGTAAATTGTCTCAATCCTTCTTTAAGGAATCGCTGTGAATGGACTGAAGAAGAAGATACGAAGCTTAGAGAAGCAGTAGCACAACATGGATATTCCTGGTCTAAAGTTGCTACATGTGTTCCTATGAGAACAGATAACCATTGCCTAAG GAGATGGAAAAGCTTATGTCCACATGAATTTCCCCAGATTCAAGCTGCTCGAACCATACAGAAACTTGCTCTTATATCCAATTTCGTGGACAGGGAAGAAGAGCGACCTACCCTTGGGCCAAAGGACTTTGTTTCATTGCCTATTGAAGACTCAGCAAATGAGGAGAATGGGACTGGTAAAAAGAATCCGAAAAGGCAAAG